The DNA segment AATTATCTTTGACAGGTTTTCCATTATGAAGATAGATAGAGCCTCCCCAGCTTCCATCTTCTTTTGATCCAAAGCCTTTCCAGTTGTATGGTGTTTGTGTTGGATTCCAAGTGGGAACAGCACTTTTGGTGGCAAAAGTTTCATCAAAGCCATGCTGCCATGGTGGAGAGAAGTGACCACGCGATTCTATCTTTTCTGCTTCGATCCACCCCAGGTGCCATTTTCCAAAGAATCCTGTTTGGTAACCTGCTTTTTTTAGTATTTCAGGTATGGTCTTCTCCGCATGGCGCATGGCGCCTGTGTGTGCAGCAAATATGCCTTGTCGAAAAGGGTTTCTACCGGTTAAGCAACTTGCTCTTGTTGGAGAACAGAGGGGTGCTGCAGCGTAAAAATTGGTAAAACGAATACCTTCTTTCGACATCTGGTCTAGATGTGGAGTGATAATATTCTTATTTCCATTAAAACCTACATCACCCCAGCCTAAATCATCTGCCATCAGTAAAATGACATTTGTTTTTGGGTTCTGGTGTTTTGGGTGTTGACAGAATAAACGAGGACTTGTTGTAAGTAAGGTAAATATTAGAACGATGTAATTGATAAGCTTCATGATAAAATAGGTTTTAACAAAATTTATTATTTATCGTTAAGGTTGTTTTTCCGATTTAGTGCCTCTAGGTAATAGTAATCGGCATATATCAATGGAGTATTTATTTCGCTGTTTTTAGGTTTATGACCGGTAGAGTGTTGCAGTAAGAAGCCTTTTTGATATGTATTGTCGGGGAAGTAGGTCTGGCTACTTAAGGAATCTATGATATCGTTGGCCTTTTGATAATAGAAACGACGGTTTTTCTTGCTATAGGATCCTAGTTCGTAAAGAGCTGAAGCTATAATTGCAGCAGCTGAGGCATCTTTTGGTTCGTTTGCATTTTGAGGTACGTCCAGGTCCCATAATGGTATGATGTCCTTTGCCAAGCTGGGATGGTTTAAAATGAACTGGGCAGTTTTTTCAGCTTGTTTCAGAAATTTACTGTCCTGGGTTTCCCTGTAAATCATGGTGAATCCGTATAGTGCCCATGCTTGTCCTCTTGCCCATGAGGAATTGTCTGCATATCCCTGATGTGTACATTTCTGCATAACTTGTCCGGATGTAGGATGATAGTCTACCACATGAAAACAACTACCATCTTCGCGCATGTGGTTGGCCAATGTTTTGTTGGCATGGCTCACTGCTACTTGATAATATATAGGATCATCGGATAACTTAGATGCAGTAAATAATAACTCGAGATTCATTAAATTATCAATAATGACTGGGAATTGCCATTTTTCTTGGTGATGGTCCCATGATTTTATGCATCCTACTTTTTTGTCAAATCGGGAGATGAGGGTTTTTGCCGATTGAATAATGATATCCTTATAAGCTGGATTTGCTGTTATGCGCAGTCCATTCCCGTAACTGCACATTATTTTGAATCCTAAATCGTGGTCTCTGTTGTTTAATTTCTCATTCTCTAATTTTTCAGTGTATAACCTTGCGTTATGTTTCCACTGCGAATCTTTTGTAAGGTCGTAGGTGAGCCAAAGCATGCCAGGATAAAATCCACTGGTCCAATCGCGAGCTTGTACATATCTAATTTTTCCATCCGGGTTTATGCTTCGAGGAAATATGTTTTTTGTATTATTTGTAAGCACATTTGAATGTGTTTGATAAGATGCCTGCATTTTAGTTTCTATTTTCTTCTTTAATGCGGAGTCAACTTTTCTTTGTGAACAAGAAATTGTTGACAAAGAAATGGTAAACGCGCAGAAAATAAATGGTAGATGAGTGATTTTCATTTGTGTAAAAGTTGTTGTTAAATTTCAGAATGGTAACGATACAAATATACCCTCTAAATAGGTATGGAGACTAGGATGTATGTTGCAAATACATTGAAATAATGTAACATATAGAACACATGTTACATGTATAATACATAAGTTCTACATATAGTTGGGCAGGTCATTAGGATTGTGATTTTTTTAATTATTTTAGCGATATATGCTATGATGTATGAAAAAAATATATAGTTGTATTTGGATTTTATTCTTCTTTGTTTTTAAGATA comes from the Saccharicrinis fermentans DSM 9555 = JCM 21142 genome and includes:
- a CDS encoding glycoside hydrolase family 88 protein; its protein translation is MQASYQTHSNVLTNNTKNIFPRSINPDGKIRYVQARDWTSGFYPGMLWLTYDLTKDSQWKHNARLYTEKLENEKLNNRDHDLGFKIMCSYGNGLRITANPAYKDIIIQSAKTLISRFDKKVGCIKSWDHHQEKWQFPVIIDNLMNLELLFTASKLSDDPIYYQVAVSHANKTLANHMREDGSCFHVVDYHPTSGQVMQKCTHQGYADNSSWARGQAWALYGFTMIYRETQDSKFLKQAEKTAQFILNHPSLAKDIIPLWDLDVPQNANEPKDASAAAIIASALYELGSYSKKNRRFYYQKANDIIDSLSSQTYFPDNTYQKGFLLQHSTGHKPKNSEINTPLIYADYYYLEALNRKNNLNDK